Proteins encoded together in one Microplitis mediator isolate UGA2020A chromosome 7, iyMicMedi2.1, whole genome shotgun sequence window:
- the LOC130672199 gene encoding ankyrin repeat and death domain-containing protein 1A-like has protein sequence MSDLIRSSATKMKIPPPLNLNTESTDDDTFNQKTRILKNDLLLHEAVIKNEPETVRKVLEETVDVNSRNNYGRAPIHWAASRGNTEIIELLMKANCDIEAQDKFGMRPLHMAAWYGHLDAVKLLVDAGANVAAVNKKKYTLLMCGARGNSSIVIDYLIKVMEFINVEATDNTGATALHHAAISGHPDVIKALSRIPEIKLNATDKKGQIPLHCACAEGHMEAVEILINLGSNLNDRDNDGYSPLHVATRMRDTGIVQILLNANANCNIVDDNGLTSLHMAASQGCKGILESIIDYCPDIINKQCNSGNTPLHLACQNNQIDTIEILLKKNADINCFNLKLQTPIHIAAEMGHTDVCKLLLAAGANIEQREKSGRTPLYIAARGSFTAIVDMIIKTARLGFPDAAVSDENGVDRKKINDAPRWSTISVNCASVITDHIRSILWKLAYKHLESGDWKKLALHWSFTHEQIQAIEHQYNGPSSYKEHGHRMLMIWTSNLSPDTQIHEQLYQALCAIDKKNTADSIRKKYEEDYQQENKKKSGNKGCHQCTVT, from the exons ATGAGTGATCTTATAAGATCAAGTgctacaaaaatgaaaattccaccgccattaaatttaaacacagAATCTACTGATGACGATACATTCAATCAAAAAACTCGCA tattgaaaaatgatttattattgcATGAAGCAGTTATCAAAAATGAACCAGAGACTGTTAGAAAAGTACTTGAAGAAACAGTGGACGTTAATTCGCGAAACAAC taTGGCAGAGCTCCGATTCATTGGGCAGCGTCACGAGGAAATACGGAGATAATTGAGTTATTGATGAAAGCTAACTGTGACATCGAGGCACAAGATAaa tttGGAATGCGGCCGTTACACATGGCTGCTTGGTATGGCCATCTAGATGCTGTCAAATTGCTCGTCGATGCCGGTGCTAATGTCGCCGCAGTTAATAag aaaaaatatacccTATTGATGTGCGGAGCGAGAGGAAATAGTAGTATAGTAATAGACTATTTGATAAAAGTAATGGAGTTTATAAATGTCGAAGCAACTGACAACACTGGCGCAACGGCACTCCATCATGCTGCAATTTCTGGACACCCGGATGTAATAAAAGCATTGTCAAGGATCCcggaaattaaattgaatgcCACAGATAAA aAAGGTCAAATTCCGCTACACTGTGCTTGCGCGGAAGGACACATGGAGGcagttgaaattttaattaacttggGATCTAATTTGAATGATCGTGACAACGATGGTTACAGTCCATTACACGTTGCTACGCGAATGAGGGACACGGGAATCgttcaaatacttttgaatgctAATGCTAATTGTAATATTGTTGACGACAATGGATTAACGTCATTGCACATGGCCGCTAGTCAAGGATGTAAAGGAATACTGGAATCTATTATTGACTATTGTcctgatattattaataaacagtgcaat agTGGAAATACGCCATTGCATTTAGCGTgtcaaaataatcaaatagatactattgaaatattgttgaaaaaaaacgcaGACATAAATTGTTTCAATctg AAACTACAAACTCCAATACACATCGCTGCGGAAATGGGTCACACGGATGTTTGCAAACTCCTACTGGCAGCTGGTGCAAATATCGAACAGAGAGAGAAA AGCGGGCGAACGCCGCTTTATATTGCAGCAAGAGGTAGTTTTACAGCAATCGTTGATATGATCATCAAAACCGCGAGACTGGGATTCccg gATGCTGCAGTTAGTGATGAAAACGGGGTagataggaaaaaaataaacgatgCGCCACGTTGGAGTACAATTAGCGTTAATTGCGCATCGGTAATAACTGATCACATACGTTCTATTTTATGGAAATTAGCTTATAAACATCTTGAATCTGGTGATTGGAAGAAACTTGCACTTCATTGGTCATTTACGCACGAACAAATTCAAGCTATTGAACATCAATATAacg gcCCATCGAGTTACAAAGAGCATGGGCATCGAATGCTCATGATTTGGACCTCGAATCTGTCACCTGATACTCAAATACACGAACAACTGTATCAAGCTCTTTGtgctattgataaaaaaaatactgcag attcaattcgaaaaaaatatgaagaagATTATcaacaagaaaataaaaaaaagtctggaAATAAAGGATGTCATCAATGTACAGTAACGTAA